In Calonectris borealis chromosome 10, bCalBor7.hap1.2, whole genome shotgun sequence, a single genomic region encodes these proteins:
- the BICD2 gene encoding protein bicaudal D homolog 2 isoform X1 has product MSLAMEEEEYARLVMESEPEWLRSEIKRLFQELGETTREKIQAAEYGLAVLEEKQQLKQQYEELELEYETIRTEMEQLKEAFGQAHTNHKKVAADGESREETLIQESATKEEYYMKKVMELQTELKQLRNVLANTQSENERLNSVAQELKEVNQNVEIQRGRLRDDIKEYKFREARLLQDYTELEEENICLQKQVSVLKQNQVEFEGLKHEIKRLEEETEFLNSQLEDAIRLKEISERQLEEALETLKTEREQKNNLRKELSHYMNINDSMYNSHLNISLDGLKFSDEATEPNNDEIMNGFEQNCLSKLSNGKNSTSTPKKNESFPPAPSLVSDLLSELNISEIQKLKQQLVQMEREKVNLLTTLQESQKQLENTRGALSEQHEKVGRLTENLNAMKKLQVSKERQSALDNEKDRDSHEDGDYYEVDINGPEILECKYKVAVAEITDLKEELKNLKAKYKECESKYEEEKSRYETESQALTEKITSLEKSSRHDREQVARLEKELKKVSDVAGETQGSLSVAQDELVTFSEELANLYHHVCMCNNETPNRVMLDYYKEGKGGRTSPEIKGRRSPILLSKGLLTIELGKAENGSGDSSPSPVSSLPSPVSDPRKEPMNIYNLIAIIRDQIKHLQAAVDRTTELSRQRVATQELGPVVDKDKEALMEEILKLKSLLSTKREQIATLRTVLKANKQTAEVALANLKSKYENEKAMVTETMMKLRNELKALKEDAATFSSLRAMFATRCDEYVTQLDEMQRQLAAAEDEKKTLNSLLRMAIQQKLALTQRLEHLELDHEQSKRVRTKSASKAKSSNPTVSHIRSCGDRSEGSVLNNQVFCSEKYKIYCD; this is encoded by the exons GCTTTTGGGCAGGCCCATACTAACCACAAGAAGGTAGCAGCAGATggagagagcagagaggagaCCTTGATTCAGGAATCGGCTACCAAGGAAGAGTACTACATGAAGAAGGTTATGGAGTTGCAGACGGAACTGAAGCAGCTCAGAAATGTCCTTGCCAACACCCAGTCTGAAAATGAACGCCTTAATTCTGTTGCACAGGAACTGAAAGAG GTCAATCAGAATGTGGAGATCCAAAGGGGCCGTCTGCGAGATGATATTAAGGAATATAAATTCCGAGAAGCACGTTTGCTGCAAGACTACACTGAGCTTGAAGAGGAAAACATCTGTCTCCAGAAACAAGTGTCTGTCCTGAAGCAAAATCAG GTGGAGTTTGAAGGCCTGAAACATGAAATCAAAAGGCTCGAAGAGGAAACAGAATTTCTGAACAGCCAGCTAGAAGATGCCATACGGCTGAAGGAGATCTCTGAACGCCAGCTTGAGGAGGCCTTAGAGACGCTGAAGACAGAGCGGGAGCAGAAGAACAATCTTCGTAAGGAGCTCTCTCACTACATGAACATCAATGACTCCATGTACAACAGCCACCTGAACATCTCTTTGGATGGACTGAAGTTCAGTGATGAAGCCACAGAGCCCAATAATGATGAAATCATGAATGGATTTGAACAAAACTGCCTCAGCAAGCTCAGCAATGGCAAGAATAGCACATCAACgcccaagaaaaatgaaagcttccCTCCAGCCCCAAGCCTGGTTTCAGATCTTCTGAGTGaattaaacatttctgaaatccaGAAGCTGAAACAACAGCTTGTACAG atggaaagagaaaaggtgaACTTGTTAACAACGCTACAGGAATCTCAGAAGCAGCTGGAAAATACACGAGGGGCCCTCTCAGAGCAACATGAGAAAGTTGGTAGACTCACAGAAAACCTGAACGCAATGAAGAAGCTCCAAGTCAGCAAGGAACGTCAGTCTGCCCTTGACAATGAGAAGGACCGAGACAGCCATGAAGATGGAGACTATTATGAAGTTGACATCAACGGGCCAGAGATCCTGGAGTGCAAGTACAAAGTGGCTGTGGCAGAGATTACTGACCTAAAAGAAGAGCTTAAAAATCTTAAGGCCAAATacaaagaatgtgagtctaagtATGAGGAAGAGAAGAGCAGATATGAGACTGAAAGCCAAGCTCTCACTGAGAAGATAACCTCACTAGAAAAATCCAGTAGGCATGATAGAGAACAGGTGGCCAgactggagaaggagctgaagaaaGTCAGTGATGTTGCTGGAGAAACACAGGGCAGCCTCAGTGTGGCCCAAGATGAACTAGTCACTTTCAGTGAAGAACTGGCCAATTTATACCACCACGTCTGCATGTGCAACAATGAAACTCCAAACAGAGTGATGCTGGATTACTACAAGGAAGGTAAAGGCGGACGCACTAGTCCAGAGATCAAGGGAAGAAGGTCTCCCATTCTTCTTTCTAAAGGGCTGTTAACTATAGAGCTAGGAAAGGCAGAGAACGGAAGCGGTGACAGCAGCCCATCTCCAGTGTCATCTCTGCCATCACCCGTGTCAGATCCTCGGAAGGAACCAATGAACATTTACAACTTGATCGCTATAATCCGGGATCAGATCAAACACCTGCAAGCTGCTGTGGACAGAACAACTGAGTTGTCCAGGCAGCGTGTTGCCACTCAAGAACTTGGGCCAGTGGTGGACAAAGACAAGGAAGCTCTCATGGAGGAAATCCTGAAGCTGAAGTCCTTGCTGAGCACCAAGAGAGAACAGATAGCAACTCTGAGAACTGTGCTGAAGGCCAACAAACAG ACTGCAGAGGTAGCCCTTGCCAACTTAAAAAGCAAGTATGAAAATGAGAAAGCTATGGTTACGGAGACCATGATGAAGCTGCGAAATGAGCTGAAGGCTTTGAAAGAAGATGCTGCTACCTTCTCTTCCCTGAGAGCAATGTTTGCTACAAG ATGTGACGAATATGTCACACAGCTGGATGAAATGCAGCGGCAGcttgcagcagctgaggatgAGAAGAAGACTCTGAACTCCTTGCTTCGGATGGCTATCCAGCAGAAACTGGCACTGACCCAGCGCCTGGAACATTTGGAGCTAGACCACGAGCAGTCCAAAAGGGTGCGCACAAAATCTGCTTCCAAAGCCAAGAGCAGTAACCCTACTGTAAGTCATATTCGGTCCTGTGGAGACAGGTCTGAAGGATCTGTCCTTAACAACCAGGTTTTTTGTAGTGAGAAATATAAAATCTATTGTGACTAG
- the BICD2 gene encoding protein bicaudal D homolog 2 isoform X3, which produces MSLAMEEEEYARLVMESEPEWLRSEIKRLFQELGETTREKIQAAEYGLAVLEEKQQLKQQYEELELEYETIRTEMEQLKEAFGQAHTNHKKVAADGESREETLIQESATKEEYYMKKVMELQTELKQLRNVLANTQSENERLNSVAQELKEVNQNVEIQRGRLRDDIKEYKFREARLLQDYTELEEENICLQKQVSVLKQNQVEFEGLKHEIKRLEEETEFLNSQLEDAIRLKEISERQLEEALETLKTEREQKNNLRKELSHYMNINDSMYNSHLNISLDGLKFSDEATEPNNDEIMNGFEQNCLSKLSNGKNSTSTPKKNESFPPAPSLVSDLLSELNISEIQKLKQQLVQMEREKVNLLTTLQESQKQLENTRGALSEQHEKVGRLTENLNAMKKLQVSKERQSALDNEKDRDSHEDGDYYEVDINGPEILECKYKVAVAEITDLKEELKNLKAKYKECESKYEEEKSRYETESQALTEKITSLEKSSRHDREQVARLEKELKKVSDVAGETQGSLSVAQDELVTFSEELANLYHHVCMCNNETPNRVMLDYYKEGKGGRTSPEIKGRRSPILLSKGLLTIELGKAENGSGDSSPSPVSSLPSPVSDPRKEPMNIYNLIAIIRDQIKHLQAAVDRTTELSRQRVATQELGPVVDKDKEALMEEILKLKSLLSTKREQIATLRTVLKANKQTAEVALANLKSKYENEKAMVTETMMKLRNELKALKEDAATFSSLRAMFATRCDEYVTQLDEMQRQLAAAEDEKKTLNSLLRMAIQQKLALTQRLEHLELDHEQSKRVRTKSASKAKSSNPTL; this is translated from the exons GCTTTTGGGCAGGCCCATACTAACCACAAGAAGGTAGCAGCAGATggagagagcagagaggagaCCTTGATTCAGGAATCGGCTACCAAGGAAGAGTACTACATGAAGAAGGTTATGGAGTTGCAGACGGAACTGAAGCAGCTCAGAAATGTCCTTGCCAACACCCAGTCTGAAAATGAACGCCTTAATTCTGTTGCACAGGAACTGAAAGAG GTCAATCAGAATGTGGAGATCCAAAGGGGCCGTCTGCGAGATGATATTAAGGAATATAAATTCCGAGAAGCACGTTTGCTGCAAGACTACACTGAGCTTGAAGAGGAAAACATCTGTCTCCAGAAACAAGTGTCTGTCCTGAAGCAAAATCAG GTGGAGTTTGAAGGCCTGAAACATGAAATCAAAAGGCTCGAAGAGGAAACAGAATTTCTGAACAGCCAGCTAGAAGATGCCATACGGCTGAAGGAGATCTCTGAACGCCAGCTTGAGGAGGCCTTAGAGACGCTGAAGACAGAGCGGGAGCAGAAGAACAATCTTCGTAAGGAGCTCTCTCACTACATGAACATCAATGACTCCATGTACAACAGCCACCTGAACATCTCTTTGGATGGACTGAAGTTCAGTGATGAAGCCACAGAGCCCAATAATGATGAAATCATGAATGGATTTGAACAAAACTGCCTCAGCAAGCTCAGCAATGGCAAGAATAGCACATCAACgcccaagaaaaatgaaagcttccCTCCAGCCCCAAGCCTGGTTTCAGATCTTCTGAGTGaattaaacatttctgaaatccaGAAGCTGAAACAACAGCTTGTACAG atggaaagagaaaaggtgaACTTGTTAACAACGCTACAGGAATCTCAGAAGCAGCTGGAAAATACACGAGGGGCCCTCTCAGAGCAACATGAGAAAGTTGGTAGACTCACAGAAAACCTGAACGCAATGAAGAAGCTCCAAGTCAGCAAGGAACGTCAGTCTGCCCTTGACAATGAGAAGGACCGAGACAGCCATGAAGATGGAGACTATTATGAAGTTGACATCAACGGGCCAGAGATCCTGGAGTGCAAGTACAAAGTGGCTGTGGCAGAGATTACTGACCTAAAAGAAGAGCTTAAAAATCTTAAGGCCAAATacaaagaatgtgagtctaagtATGAGGAAGAGAAGAGCAGATATGAGACTGAAAGCCAAGCTCTCACTGAGAAGATAACCTCACTAGAAAAATCCAGTAGGCATGATAGAGAACAGGTGGCCAgactggagaaggagctgaagaaaGTCAGTGATGTTGCTGGAGAAACACAGGGCAGCCTCAGTGTGGCCCAAGATGAACTAGTCACTTTCAGTGAAGAACTGGCCAATTTATACCACCACGTCTGCATGTGCAACAATGAAACTCCAAACAGAGTGATGCTGGATTACTACAAGGAAGGTAAAGGCGGACGCACTAGTCCAGAGATCAAGGGAAGAAGGTCTCCCATTCTTCTTTCTAAAGGGCTGTTAACTATAGAGCTAGGAAAGGCAGAGAACGGAAGCGGTGACAGCAGCCCATCTCCAGTGTCATCTCTGCCATCACCCGTGTCAGATCCTCGGAAGGAACCAATGAACATTTACAACTTGATCGCTATAATCCGGGATCAGATCAAACACCTGCAAGCTGCTGTGGACAGAACAACTGAGTTGTCCAGGCAGCGTGTTGCCACTCAAGAACTTGGGCCAGTGGTGGACAAAGACAAGGAAGCTCTCATGGAGGAAATCCTGAAGCTGAAGTCCTTGCTGAGCACCAAGAGAGAACAGATAGCAACTCTGAGAACTGTGCTGAAGGCCAACAAACAG ACTGCAGAGGTAGCCCTTGCCAACTTAAAAAGCAAGTATGAAAATGAGAAAGCTATGGTTACGGAGACCATGATGAAGCTGCGAAATGAGCTGAAGGCTTTGAAAGAAGATGCTGCTACCTTCTCTTCCCTGAGAGCAATGTTTGCTACAAG ATGTGACGAATATGTCACACAGCTGGATGAAATGCAGCGGCAGcttgcagcagctgaggatgAGAAGAAGACTCTGAACTCCTTGCTTCGGATGGCTATCCAGCAGAAACTGGCACTGACCCAGCGCCTGGAACATTTGGAGCTAGACCACGAGCAGTCCAAAAGGGTGCGCACAAAATCTGCTTCCAAAGCCAAGAGCAGTAACCCTACT
- the BICD2 gene encoding protein bicaudal D homolog 2 isoform X2, giving the protein MSLAMEEEEYARLVMESEPEWLRSEIKRLFQELGETTREKIQAAEYGLAVLEEKQQLKQQYEELELEYETIRTEMEQLKEAFGQAHTNHKKVAADGESREETLIQESATKEEYYMKKVMELQTELKQLRNVLANTQSENERLNSVAQELKEVNQNVEIQRGRLRDDIKEYKFREARLLQDYTELEEENICLQKQVSVLKQNQVEFEGLKHEIKRLEEETEFLNSQLEDAIRLKEISERQLEEALETLKTEREQKNNLRKELSHYMNINDSMYNSHLNISLDGLKFSDEATEPNNDEIMNGFEQNCLSKLSNGKNSTSTPKKNESFPPAPSLVSDLLSELNISEIQKLKQQLVQMEREKVNLLTTLQESQKQLENTRGALSEQHEKVGRLTENLNAMKKLQVSKERQSALDNEKDRDSHEDGDYYEVDINGPEILECKYKVAVAEITDLKEELKNLKAKYKECESKYEEEKSRYETESQALTEKITSLEKSSRHDREQVARLEKELKKVSDVAGETQGSLSVAQDELVTFSEELANLYHHVCMCNNETPNRVMLDYYKEGKGGRTSPEIKGRRSPILLSKGLLTIELGKAENGSGDSSPSPVSSLPSPVSDPRKEPMNIYNLIAIIRDQIKHLQAAVDRTTELSRQRVATQELGPVVDKDKEALMEEILKLKSLLSTKREQIATLRTVLKANKQTAEVALANLKSKYENEKAMVTETMMKLRNELKALKEDAATFSSLRAMFATSVPSVSDATIAIKTCTADRVLSPLPSLISVREDEELGAFLCQWVFRLSFRFREGRLGEGVPRCFGEDNLKNCFGV; this is encoded by the exons GCTTTTGGGCAGGCCCATACTAACCACAAGAAGGTAGCAGCAGATggagagagcagagaggagaCCTTGATTCAGGAATCGGCTACCAAGGAAGAGTACTACATGAAGAAGGTTATGGAGTTGCAGACGGAACTGAAGCAGCTCAGAAATGTCCTTGCCAACACCCAGTCTGAAAATGAACGCCTTAATTCTGTTGCACAGGAACTGAAAGAG GTCAATCAGAATGTGGAGATCCAAAGGGGCCGTCTGCGAGATGATATTAAGGAATATAAATTCCGAGAAGCACGTTTGCTGCAAGACTACACTGAGCTTGAAGAGGAAAACATCTGTCTCCAGAAACAAGTGTCTGTCCTGAAGCAAAATCAG GTGGAGTTTGAAGGCCTGAAACATGAAATCAAAAGGCTCGAAGAGGAAACAGAATTTCTGAACAGCCAGCTAGAAGATGCCATACGGCTGAAGGAGATCTCTGAACGCCAGCTTGAGGAGGCCTTAGAGACGCTGAAGACAGAGCGGGAGCAGAAGAACAATCTTCGTAAGGAGCTCTCTCACTACATGAACATCAATGACTCCATGTACAACAGCCACCTGAACATCTCTTTGGATGGACTGAAGTTCAGTGATGAAGCCACAGAGCCCAATAATGATGAAATCATGAATGGATTTGAACAAAACTGCCTCAGCAAGCTCAGCAATGGCAAGAATAGCACATCAACgcccaagaaaaatgaaagcttccCTCCAGCCCCAAGCCTGGTTTCAGATCTTCTGAGTGaattaaacatttctgaaatccaGAAGCTGAAACAACAGCTTGTACAG atggaaagagaaaaggtgaACTTGTTAACAACGCTACAGGAATCTCAGAAGCAGCTGGAAAATACACGAGGGGCCCTCTCAGAGCAACATGAGAAAGTTGGTAGACTCACAGAAAACCTGAACGCAATGAAGAAGCTCCAAGTCAGCAAGGAACGTCAGTCTGCCCTTGACAATGAGAAGGACCGAGACAGCCATGAAGATGGAGACTATTATGAAGTTGACATCAACGGGCCAGAGATCCTGGAGTGCAAGTACAAAGTGGCTGTGGCAGAGATTACTGACCTAAAAGAAGAGCTTAAAAATCTTAAGGCCAAATacaaagaatgtgagtctaagtATGAGGAAGAGAAGAGCAGATATGAGACTGAAAGCCAAGCTCTCACTGAGAAGATAACCTCACTAGAAAAATCCAGTAGGCATGATAGAGAACAGGTGGCCAgactggagaaggagctgaagaaaGTCAGTGATGTTGCTGGAGAAACACAGGGCAGCCTCAGTGTGGCCCAAGATGAACTAGTCACTTTCAGTGAAGAACTGGCCAATTTATACCACCACGTCTGCATGTGCAACAATGAAACTCCAAACAGAGTGATGCTGGATTACTACAAGGAAGGTAAAGGCGGACGCACTAGTCCAGAGATCAAGGGAAGAAGGTCTCCCATTCTTCTTTCTAAAGGGCTGTTAACTATAGAGCTAGGAAAGGCAGAGAACGGAAGCGGTGACAGCAGCCCATCTCCAGTGTCATCTCTGCCATCACCCGTGTCAGATCCTCGGAAGGAACCAATGAACATTTACAACTTGATCGCTATAATCCGGGATCAGATCAAACACCTGCAAGCTGCTGTGGACAGAACAACTGAGTTGTCCAGGCAGCGTGTTGCCACTCAAGAACTTGGGCCAGTGGTGGACAAAGACAAGGAAGCTCTCATGGAGGAAATCCTGAAGCTGAAGTCCTTGCTGAGCACCAAGAGAGAACAGATAGCAACTCTGAGAACTGTGCTGAAGGCCAACAAACAG ACTGCAGAGGTAGCCCTTGCCAACTTAAAAAGCAAGTATGAAAATGAGAAAGCTATGGTTACGGAGACCATGATGAAGCTGCGAAATGAGCTGAAGGCTTTGAAAGAAGATGCTGCTACCTTCTCTTCCCTGAGAGCAATGTTTGCTACAAG TGTGCCCAGTGTTTCAGATGCCACGATAGCTATCAAGACCTGTACTGCAGATAGGGTACTGTCACCCCTTCCTTCCCTGATCTCCGTCAGAGAGGATGAGGAGCTTGGTGCGTTCCTCTGCCAGTGGGTCTTCCGTCTAAGTTTCCGTTTCAGGGAAGGGAGGCTTGGAGAGGGTGTTCCTAGGTGCTTTGGTGAAGACAACCTCAAAAACTGTTTTGGGGTCTGA